The Deltaproteobacteria bacterium genomic interval ACAGGAGGTATTGCAGGACGCGATCTGCTTCGATTTGCTGGCACTATCGAAAAGAGCGACTTAGCAGTTATGGAACGCGCCATTGAGGATGGATGTGAAAGGGTCGATGTGAATGAATGGTAGATTTCTTCTGGACACGAATATAGTCATAGCCTTGTTTGCGGAGGATACTTCGGTGCAAAAAGGTTTGACGGAGGCTGAGCAGGTCTTTGTACCAAGTATTGTTTTAGGCGAGCTCTATTATGGAGCGCAGAAGTCCTTGCGGACAGAAGAAAACATTGCTCGGGAGGGAAGTTAGGAGGGAAGTTAGGGTCAGGTCTTGAAATATCACTTTTTATGCTCTATCTCCTTGATTACCTTGCTAACCGTAGTATAGTGAATCCCAAGGTAATCTGCAATCTCTTTCAATGAAT includes:
- a CDS encoding PIN domain-containing protein, with amino-acid sequence MNGRFLLDTNIVIALFAEDTSVQKGLTEAEQVFVPSIVLGELYYGAQKSLRTEENIAREGS